From the Microplitis mediator isolate UGA2020A chromosome 6, iyMicMedi2.1, whole genome shotgun sequence genome, one window contains:
- the LOC130670092 gene encoding cyclin-T-like, producing MAQKWYFNKEELKNSPSSKDGISAEKELDHKQQAAYLITDLGKRLKLSEVCVHPAIVYMHRFFIHHSLAKFHRYEIATAAIFLAAKVEEEPQKSQAVISALHVCLNKYEVHQLDTTFAENQEKVKALTSNEQLLLGTLGFKMGVSHPHHYIKKFCGEIKACKELCKIFLQMANYTLQMTSMCVKYKPAVVASFCIYFTIQSSQWKIPQVIDGNLWFWLLDTKVTFDLLIKMDREFKAVLDKMSPRIKNRVMGLFKNPSVKVTAVNRIATTPSSSDPEIVSGNPEVEKPRTRRKISYHEYRDRLMKKKSESDGSSTSSPPDVEVQDNSIGSTCQLVPSTEADLNHSRKHQNNYDMGSILCSAKRRKLL from the coding sequence atgGCTCAAAAGTGGTATTTCAACAAAGAAGAGTTGAAGAACTCTCCTAGTTCCAAGGATGGCATCAGCGCGGAGAAGGAGCTAGATCACAAACAACAAGCCGCTTACCTTATAACTGATTTGGGCAAGCGGCTAAAGTTGTCTGAAGTCTGTGTGCACCCTGCCATTGTGTACATGCACAGATTCTTTATTCACCATTCATTAGCCAAGTTTCACCGGTATGAAATTGCCACGGCAGCGATTTTTCTGGCGGCAAAGGTGGAAGAAGAGCCACAAAAATCGCAGGCAGTCATCAGCGCTCTTCATGTCTGCCTCAACAAATACGAAGTTCACCAACTGGACACTACTTTTGCCGAGAACCAGGAGAAGGTCAAGGCACTAACTTCAAATGAGCAACTTCTTCTGGGAACACTTGGATTCAAGATGGGGGTTAGTCACCCTCATCATTACATCAAGAAATTCTGTGGGGAAATAAAAGCTTGCAAGGAATTATGCAAGATTTTCCTGCAGATGGCTAATTACACTTTACAGATGACGTCAATGTGCGTGAAATATAAACCGGCAGTTGTGGCGTCAttctgtatttattttaccatCCAATCATCGCAGTGGAAGATTCCCCAAGTCATAGACGGGAATCTTTGGTTTTGGCTCCTCGACACCAAAGTGACCTTCGATTTACTGATTAAGATGGACAGGGAGTTCAAAGCGGTTTTAGATAAAATGTCACCCAGGATAAAAAACCGGGTGAtgggattatttaaaaatccatcGGTCAAAGTGACTGCAGTGAATCGGATAGCGACGACCCCCAGTTCATCGGATCCAGAAATTGTTTCCGGTAACCCTGAAGTCGAGAAGCCAAGGACTCGACGAAAAATCAGCTATCACGAGTATCGTGATAgactgatgaagaaaaaatctgAATCAGATGGATCATCGACTTCTTCACCTCCTGATGTAGAAGTTCAGGATAATTCCATTGGAAGTACCTGCCAGCTTGTACCCTCAACTGAAGCGGATCTGAACCACAGCCGTaaacatcaaaataattacgacATGGGCAGTATTTTGTGTTCTGCTAAGAGACGTAAGCTTTTGtag